A portion of the Streptomyces sp. NBC_01335 genome contains these proteins:
- a CDS encoding LysR family transcriptional regulator, with translation MRIEQLECIAAVTRTGSLRRAAGELHLSQPALSETVRNLERELGVDLLDRRRSGARISEQGRELLPHIVDVLESVDRLRRAAHDQHHSSRTVRVGTVNAATVPLLMPAMRDFRSTHPATQVEVIGTQQEDIHRGLREGAFDLGLVNYLLGDDTPPDMETTELLRGRPVVCMRPDSPLADRQVVTPEDLLTEPLIGMRPGYVMHRYTHRLLGEGRGPSFSYTTDGAELGKLMVAEGLGVTVLPDFSVLGDPLERAGVLVSRPLSDDTTRVLVVVQRPRSGSFPRAARELRSTLVVRAAQQARLRAGGEESGHPVVERDSH, from the coding sequence ATGCGCATCGAACAGCTGGAGTGCATCGCGGCGGTGACGAGAACCGGATCGCTGCGCCGCGCCGCCGGTGAACTCCACCTCTCCCAGCCCGCGTTGAGCGAGACGGTACGCAACCTGGAGCGCGAGCTCGGTGTCGATCTGCTGGACCGCCGCCGCTCCGGAGCCCGGATCAGCGAACAGGGCCGGGAACTCCTCCCGCACATCGTCGACGTACTGGAGTCGGTGGACCGGCTGCGCCGGGCCGCCCACGACCAGCACCACAGCAGCCGGACCGTGCGGGTCGGCACGGTGAACGCGGCGACGGTGCCCCTGCTGATGCCCGCGATGCGCGACTTCCGGTCCACCCATCCGGCCACCCAGGTCGAAGTGATCGGCACCCAGCAGGAGGACATCCACCGAGGGCTGCGCGAAGGGGCGTTCGACCTCGGTCTCGTCAACTACCTGCTGGGGGACGACACTCCGCCGGACATGGAGACCACCGAACTGCTGCGCGGCCGGCCCGTGGTCTGCATGCGGCCGGACAGTCCGCTCGCCGACCGGCAGGTGGTGACCCCCGAGGACCTGCTCACCGAACCGCTGATCGGTATGCGCCCCGGCTATGTCATGCACCGCTACACGCACCGGCTGCTGGGGGAGGGGCGCGGGCCGTCGTTCAGCTACACGACGGACGGCGCCGAGCTCGGCAAACTGATGGTCGCCGAGGGCCTCGGCGTCACCGTCCTGCCCGACTTCAGCGTCTTGGGCGACCCGTTGGAGCGAGCCGGAGTCCTGGTCTCCCGCCCGCTGTCGGACGACACCACGAGGGTCCTGGTCGTCGTCCAGCGGCCCCGCAGCGGCTCCTTCCCCCGCGCGGCCCGCGAGTTGCGGTCCACCCTCGTCGTACGCGCCGCGCAGCAGGCGCGGCTGCGGGCGGGCGGCGAGGAGAGCGGCCACCCGGTGGTGGAGCGCGACAGCCACTGA
- a CDS encoding PmoA family protein: MTAKPVLVHRHGEDVRVSVASTGVELLRYVYRAEAAWEAPKPYVHPLRTLAGRTVTDYRPNDHRWHKGLSMTASHLSGQNLWGGNSYVPGEGYQPLPERVGSMAHAGFDEVSAREDGVTLAERLTWHPYSGEHWADEVRRVEVHDIDPAGGSWALTWSSAVTNRRAEPLRFGSPATHGRTGAGYTGLFWRGPRAFRGGRVFSADGEGPDLKGQQSDWLAYTGEHDGFDGYATVVMAHAPENDHTGARGTHPAHWFVRNDSYAGMAPSFAFHEELVLDPGRTLERRYRVLIADGAWGRDRIGAALDGMAW, translated from the coding sequence ATGACCGCGAAGCCCGTCCTCGTCCACCGGCACGGCGAGGACGTCCGTGTCTCCGTCGCCTCCACCGGGGTGGAGCTCCTGCGGTACGTCTACCGGGCCGAGGCCGCCTGGGAGGCGCCGAAGCCCTACGTCCACCCGCTGCGCACCCTCGCGGGCCGGACCGTCACCGACTACCGCCCGAACGACCACCGCTGGCACAAGGGCCTGTCGATGACCGCCTCGCACCTGTCGGGGCAGAACCTCTGGGGCGGCAACTCCTACGTGCCCGGCGAGGGTTACCAGCCGCTGCCGGAACGGGTCGGTTCGATGGCGCACGCAGGGTTCGACGAGGTCTCGGCGCGGGAGGACGGGGTCACCCTCGCGGAGCGGCTGACCTGGCATCCGTACTCGGGCGAGCACTGGGCCGACGAGGTACGGCGGGTGGAGGTGCACGACATCGACCCGGCGGGCGGGAGCTGGGCCCTGACGTGGTCCAGCGCGGTGACCAACCGGCGGGCGGAACCGCTGCGGTTCGGCAGCCCGGCCACGCACGGGCGGACGGGCGCCGGGTACACCGGGCTGTTCTGGCGGGGCCCCCGCGCCTTCCGGGGCGGCCGGGTGTTCTCCGCCGACGGCGAGGGCCCGGACCTGAAGGGGCAGCAGTCCGACTGGCTCGCGTACACCGGGGAGCACGACGGTTTCGACGGGTACGCCACGGTCGTCATGGCCCACGCGCCCGAGAACGACCACACCGGCGCGCGCGGAACGCATCCGGCGCACTGGTTCGTACGCAACGACTCCTACGCGGGCATGGCCCCGTCGTTCGCGTTCCACGAGGAGCTGGTGCTCGATCCCGGCCGGACCCTGGAACGGCGCTACCGGGTGCTGATCGCGGACGGCGCCTGGGGGCGGGACCGGATCGGGGCCGCTCTGGACGGGATGGCCTGGTAG
- a CDS encoding pectate lyase — translation MRTENQHARRRGGRAAASFLAVAALIAATLTALFATGSASAAPAAGSYTLKNAGSGLCLEVPGASTSAGTQLTQNTCAGSAAQTWKLTASGSGYTLIASNSGKCAGVKDASTSAGKAVEQQTCSGAATQVWTLTQVSGNIYQVINSNGGKCLNTKDSATAAGTLIQQNSCDSVTSKRWTFTAAGTTTPTDPPTTTPPTTTPPSSGSKPAWPTANGSQAVSASIQVSGTYDGGLKRFYGTGDLGSDGQDEDQPAMFELAAGATLQNVILGSPAADGVHCAGACTLKNVWWEDVGEDAATFRGSSSSQVATVDGGGARLADDKVFQHNGAGTVVIKNFQVDDFGKLYRSCGNCSTQYGRHVEISNVWITAPGTSVVGINTNYGDTAKISGVTIYDDADRDIDICKKYKGTTSGEPSETGSGADGTYCIYSSSDITYVD, via the coding sequence ATGCGCACGGAGAATCAGCATGCCAGAAGGCGGGGCGGCAGGGCAGCCGCCTCGTTCCTCGCGGTCGCCGCACTGATAGCGGCGACGCTCACCGCCCTCTTCGCCACCGGCTCGGCCTCGGCCGCACCCGCAGCCGGTTCGTACACCCTGAAGAACGCCGGCAGCGGACTGTGTCTGGAAGTCCCGGGCGCCAGCACCTCGGCCGGCACCCAGCTCACCCAGAACACCTGCGCGGGCAGCGCGGCGCAGACCTGGAAGCTCACGGCTTCCGGCAGCGGTTACACCCTGATCGCCTCGAACAGCGGCAAGTGCGCCGGTGTGAAGGACGCTTCCACCAGCGCCGGCAAGGCCGTCGAGCAGCAGACGTGCAGCGGCGCGGCGACCCAGGTGTGGACCCTCACCCAGGTGAGCGGGAACATCTACCAGGTCATCAACAGCAACGGCGGCAAGTGCCTCAACACCAAGGACTCCGCCACCGCCGCGGGCACCCTGATCCAGCAGAACTCCTGCGACTCGGTGACCAGCAAGCGCTGGACCTTCACCGCGGCCGGGACGACCACCCCGACCGACCCGCCCACCACGACCCCGCCCACGACCACGCCGCCCAGCTCGGGGTCGAAGCCCGCCTGGCCGACCGCCAACGGAAGCCAGGCCGTCTCGGCCAGCATCCAGGTGTCCGGCACCTACGACGGCGGCCTGAAGCGCTTCTACGGAACCGGCGACCTGGGCAGCGACGGCCAGGACGAGGACCAGCCGGCGATGTTCGAACTGGCCGCCGGTGCCACCCTGCAGAACGTCATCCTCGGCTCCCCCGCCGCTGACGGCGTCCACTGCGCCGGTGCCTGCACGCTCAAGAACGTCTGGTGGGAGGACGTGGGCGAGGACGCGGCGACCTTCCGCGGCAGCTCCTCCTCGCAGGTCGCCACGGTCGACGGCGGCGGTGCGCGGCTGGCGGACGACAAGGTCTTCCAGCACAACGGCGCCGGCACGGTCGTCATCAAGAACTTCCAGGTCGACGACTTCGGCAAGCTGTACCGCTCCTGCGGCAACTGCTCGACGCAGTACGGCCGCCACGTCGAGATCTCGAACGTCTGGATCACCGCACCTGGCACGTCCGTGGTGGGCATCAACACCAACTACGGCGACACCGCCAAGATCTCGGGCGTCACGATCTACGACGACGCGGACCGCGACATCGACATCTGCAAGAAGTACAAGGGAACGACGAGCGGAGAGCCGTCCGAGACCGGTTCGGGCGCCGATGGCACGTACTGCATCTACAGCTCGTCCGACATCACCTACGTGGACTGA
- a CDS encoding metal-sensitive transcriptional regulator, whose product MELDMAADELKAVLNRLRRAQGQLGAVIRMIEEGRDCEDVITQMAAVSRALDRAGFAIIATGLQHCLAEGTAEPEDRERMRARLEKLFLSLA is encoded by the coding sequence GTGGAACTCGACATGGCGGCCGACGAGCTGAAGGCCGTGCTCAACCGCCTGCGCCGCGCGCAGGGACAACTCGGTGCGGTCATCCGGATGATCGAGGAGGGCCGCGACTGCGAGGACGTCATCACGCAGATGGCGGCCGTCTCGCGCGCACTGGACCGGGCCGGCTTCGCGATCATCGCGACCGGGCTCCAGCACTGTCTGGCCGAGGGTACGGCGGAACCGGAGGACCGGGAGCGGATGCGGGCCCGGCTGGAGAAGCTCTTCCTCTCCCTGGCCTGA
- a CDS encoding Rossmann-like domain-containing protein, with protein MAPLMHARGARPHANTPAADAGSYPELAGRVAAGAFGPPPETLRISSAFTTHQAVRHDGRHTGYRNEVLSLRLAGAVGSCAVEPGSLPGDVVAECAGADAGRLLGHRLLPVRVAALDAYLMHVRPHGTASGAVTCPLPGGSSLLRSRARARAAVGLLRLPPTSTVLVVGVVNSLLEELRTRGLSYVPCDFKGGTTEWGEPVTTDAVEALDRCDAVLASGMTLGNGTFEELRIQAARRGMPLVMFAQTGSAVLPRLLGAGVTAVCAEPYPFFWLDGGPGSLHLYGGHAGGTP; from the coding sequence ATGGCCCCCCTGATGCACGCGAGAGGGGCGCGGCCGCACGCGAACACCCCTGCGGCCGACGCGGGCTCGTACCCCGAACTCGCCGGGCGGGTCGCCGCCGGGGCGTTCGGCCCTCCCCCGGAGACCCTCCGGATCTCCTCGGCGTTCACCACCCATCAGGCCGTGCGCCACGACGGACGGCACACCGGCTACCGCAACGAGGTGCTGAGCCTGCGGCTGGCCGGGGCGGTGGGCTCGTGCGCGGTGGAGCCGGGTTCGCTGCCCGGCGACGTCGTGGCGGAGTGCGCCGGGGCCGACGCCGGACGCTTGCTCGGGCACCGGCTGCTGCCGGTCCGGGTGGCCGCCCTGGACGCGTACCTGATGCACGTCCGTCCGCACGGAACCGCGTCCGGAGCGGTGACCTGCCCACTGCCCGGCGGGAGTTCGCTGCTCAGGTCGCGGGCGCGGGCCCGGGCCGCCGTGGGGTTGCTGCGACTTCCGCCGACGAGCACGGTGTTGGTGGTGGGGGTCGTCAACTCGCTTCTGGAGGAGCTGCGTACACGTGGACTGTCCTATGTTCCGTGCGACTTCAAGGGCGGCACGACGGAGTGGGGCGAGCCCGTGACGACGGACGCGGTCGAGGCCCTGGACCGCTGCGACGCCGTACTCGCGTCCGGAATGACCCTGGGCAACGGTACGTTCGAGGAGCTGCGCATCCAGGCGGCGCGGCGGGGAATGCCGCTGGTGATGTTCGCCCAGACCGGCAGCGCGGTGTTGCCCAGGCTCCTCGGGGCGGGCGTCACGGCGGTGTGCGCCGAGCCGTACCCGTTCTTCTGGCTCGACGGCGGTCCGGGCTCCCTGCACCTCTACGGTGGGCACGCCGGAGGCACTCCGTGA
- a CDS encoding alpha/beta fold hydrolase, with amino-acid sequence MTSFRHPGVVFTDRRFTVPLDHDDPEGERIEVFGREAVAPSKAGEDLPWLVYLEGGPGFGARRFVGTEAWLGRALEDFRVLLLDQRGTGLSTPANRQTLPLRGGPAEQAAYLGHFRSDSIVRDCELIRAQLTGGRPWTVLGQSFGGFCAVRYLSAAPEGLAAVLITGGLPSLDAHADEVYRAAYPRIERKVAAHYARYPQDVARAREIAAYLASHRVESAGHLLTPEGFQSLGIMLGGGQGSHQLHYLLENAFVTTADGPALSDTFQEALRTANSFAGHPLYALMHEAIYGQGERPTGWSAERVRAEFPQFDTGTALASDGPLLFTGESVHPWHFETDPALRPLRETAELLAARTDWPELYDKERLAANEVPVAAAVYHDDMYVDTAHALATAAGIRGLRTWVTNEFEHDGLRAGGPRVLDRLLAMVRDDV; translated from the coding sequence GTGACCAGTTTCCGCCACCCCGGTGTCGTCTTCACGGACCGCAGGTTCACCGTCCCCCTCGACCACGACGACCCCGAGGGCGAGCGGATCGAGGTCTTCGGCCGCGAGGCGGTCGCGCCGTCGAAGGCCGGCGAGGACCTGCCGTGGCTCGTCTACCTCGAAGGCGGCCCGGGGTTCGGGGCGCGGCGCTTCGTCGGTACGGAGGCGTGGCTCGGCCGGGCCCTCGAAGACTTCCGCGTCCTCCTCCTCGACCAGCGGGGTACCGGACTCTCGACCCCGGCGAACCGGCAGACCCTGCCGCTGCGCGGCGGTCCCGCCGAACAGGCCGCGTATCTGGGCCATTTCCGGTCCGACAGCATCGTGCGGGACTGCGAACTGATCCGCGCGCAGCTGACCGGCGGGCGCCCCTGGACGGTTCTCGGCCAGTCCTTCGGCGGGTTCTGCGCCGTCCGCTACCTCTCGGCAGCCCCGGAAGGCCTGGCCGCCGTACTCATCACGGGCGGACTGCCCTCGCTCGACGCCCACGCGGACGAGGTCTACCGGGCCGCGTACCCGCGCATCGAGCGGAAGGTCGCCGCCCACTACGCCCGCTACCCGCAGGACGTCGCGCGGGCCCGGGAGATCGCCGCGTACCTCGCGTCGCACCGCGTCGAGTCCGCCGGCCATCTCCTGACACCCGAGGGCTTCCAGTCGCTCGGCATCATGCTCGGCGGCGGTCAGGGGAGCCACCAGCTCCACTACCTGCTGGAGAACGCCTTCGTCACCACTGCGGACGGCCCCGCGCTCTCCGACACCTTCCAGGAGGCTCTCCGTACGGCGAACTCCTTCGCGGGGCACCCGCTCTACGCCCTGATGCACGAGGCGATCTACGGCCAGGGGGAGCGGCCCACCGGCTGGTCCGCCGAACGCGTCCGCGCCGAGTTCCCGCAGTTCGACACCGGGACGGCACTCGCCTCGGACGGTCCGCTGCTCTTCACGGGCGAGAGCGTCCACCCGTGGCACTTCGAGACGGATCCCGCGCTGCGCCCGCTGCGCGAGACCGCCGAGCTGCTGGCCGCGCGGACCGACTGGCCGGAGCTGTACGACAAGGAGCGGCTCGCCGCCAACGAGGTCCCGGTCGCGGCGGCCGTCTACCACGACGACATGTACGTGGACACGGCCCACGCGCTCGCCACCGCGGCGGGCATCCGCGGGCTGCGGACCTGGGTGACCAACGAGTTCGAGCACGACGGCCTGCGCGCGGGGGGACCGCGCGTGCTGGACCGCCTGCTGGCCATGGTCCGCGACGACGTCTGA
- a CDS encoding helix-turn-helix domain-containing protein — MKEQAQGDPELDAVISGVGPRLRRLRKDREVTLAALSAATGISVSTLSRLESGGRRPSLELLLPIARAHEVPLDELIGAPPVGDPRVRAEPVVRHGRTMFPLTARPGGLQAYKLVQQGGTGERPDLRTHEGYEWLYVLSGRLRLRLADHDLVMGPGEAAEFDTRLPHWFGPAGEETVEFLSLFGPQGERMHVIARPKAD, encoded by the coding sequence ATGAAGGAACAGGCGCAGGGCGACCCCGAGCTGGACGCGGTGATCTCCGGGGTCGGCCCCCGGCTACGCCGCCTGCGCAAGGACCGCGAGGTGACCCTTGCCGCCCTCTCGGCGGCCACCGGCATCTCCGTCAGCACCCTCTCCCGGCTCGAGTCCGGCGGTCGCCGCCCCAGCCTGGAACTGCTGCTGCCCATTGCCCGCGCCCACGAGGTCCCCCTCGACGAACTGATCGGCGCTCCGCCCGTGGGCGACCCCCGGGTCCGGGCCGAACCGGTCGTCCGCCACGGCCGCACCATGTTCCCGCTCACCGCCCGGCCCGGCGGACTCCAGGCGTACAAACTCGTCCAGCAGGGCGGTACGGGCGAACGCCCCGACCTGCGCACCCACGAGGGCTACGAATGGCTGTACGTCCTCTCCGGGCGGCTGCGGCTGCGCCTCGCCGACCACGACCTGGTGATGGGCCCCGGCGAAGCCGCGGAGTTCGACACCCGGCTGCCGCACTGGTTCGGCCCCGCCGGCGAGGAGACGGTGGAGTTCCTCTCCCTCTTCGGGCCGCAGGGGGAACGGATGCACGTCATCGCCCGGCCCAAGGCCGACTGA
- a CDS encoding PLP-dependent cysteine synthase family protein — translation MTTAVRAPVENRALLDLVGQTPLARVTTDLAGPHPGFWAKLEGLGAGGMKARPAVSMLLGARARGELPPGAPVVESTSGTLGIGLAFAGQALGHPVTLVVDAELEPSMRQLLRAYGARLEFVHRPARQGGWQTARLLRLREVLARTPGAYWPDQYGNPDNVAGYASLAAELAARLDRIDILVCSVGTGGHSAGIAGPLRLRRPGLRLVGVDAAGSTIFGPPARPRLMRGLGSSIRPRNVAYEAFDEIHWIGPAEAVHACRRLASGNFVSGGWSTGAVALVSAWAARTHPDAVVATVFPDGPERYLDTVYDDGFTAAHGLGEPAAHPVEVPYPAAALEAGGWARCRAVGGPWIPRVMPMPASASTSGGVLRPLRA, via the coding sequence GTGACCACGGCCGTCCGCGCTCCGGTGGAGAACCGCGCACTGCTCGACCTCGTGGGGCAGACCCCGCTGGCCCGCGTCACCACCGATCTCGCCGGGCCGCACCCGGGGTTCTGGGCGAAGCTCGAAGGGCTCGGCGCCGGGGGCATGAAGGCGCGCCCCGCGGTCTCGATGCTGCTGGGCGCCAGGGCGCGCGGCGAACTGCCGCCCGGGGCGCCGGTGGTGGAGTCGACCTCCGGCACGCTCGGAATCGGCTTGGCCTTCGCCGGACAGGCCCTGGGGCATCCGGTGACCCTGGTGGTGGACGCCGAACTCGAACCCTCCATGCGGCAGTTGCTGCGCGCCTACGGAGCCCGGCTGGAGTTCGTGCACCGTCCCGCACGCCAGGGCGGCTGGCAGACGGCCCGGCTCCTGCGGCTCCGCGAAGTGCTGGCGCGGACGCCGGGGGCGTACTGGCCCGATCAGTACGGCAACCCCGACAACGTGGCCGGTTACGCCTCGCTCGCGGCCGAACTCGCGGCCCGGCTCGACCGGATCGACATCCTCGTGTGCAGTGTCGGCACGGGCGGACACAGCGCCGGCATCGCCGGCCCGCTCCGCCTGCGCCGGCCGGGCCTGCGGCTCGTCGGGGTGGACGCGGCGGGGTCGACGATCTTCGGCCCACCGGCCCGCCCGCGCCTGATGCGGGGCCTGGGCAGCAGCATTCGTCCGCGCAACGTCGCCTACGAGGCGTTCGACGAGATCCACTGGATCGGTCCGGCCGAAGCCGTGCACGCCTGCCGCCGACTCGCCTCCGGGAACTTCGTCAGCGGCGGATGGAGCACCGGAGCCGTCGCCCTGGTGTCCGCCTGGGCGGCCCGTACCCACCCTGACGCGGTCGTCGCCACCGTCTTCCCCGACGGACCCGAACGGTACCTCGACACCGTGTACGACGACGGCTTCACCGCCGCCCACGGCCTCGGCGAGCCCGCCGCCCATCCGGTGGAAGTCCCATACCCGGCGGCGGCGTTGGAGGCGGGAGGATGGGCCCGCTGCCGGGCCGTCGGCGGACCGTGGATCCCGCGCGTGATGCCGATGCCGGCGTCGGCATCCACCTCCGGGGGCGTGCTACGGCCTCTGCGTGCCTGA
- a CDS encoding rhodanese-like domain-containing protein, with protein sequence MTSPATLSPDQTASRLDEFTVIDVRGPGEYASGHVPGAHNVPLDRMAEALPALKAAAARNSLLVVCASGVRSTRAAEILADADIASTTLTGGTSAWEGAGHELDRPAGAKAVWPMERQVRLAAGSLVVAGILAGRRFPAARWLSAGIGSGLVFSAVSNTCGMAAALSKLPHNRAPQAAPDLNETLEALQS encoded by the coding sequence GTGACCAGCCCGGCAACCCTCTCCCCCGACCAGACCGCTTCCCGCCTGGACGAATTCACCGTCATCGACGTCCGGGGTCCCGGCGAATACGCCTCGGGGCACGTACCTGGCGCGCACAACGTCCCGCTCGACCGCATGGCCGAGGCCCTTCCGGCGCTGAAGGCAGCCGCCGCGCGCAACTCGCTGCTCGTGGTGTGCGCCTCGGGCGTCCGCTCCACGCGCGCGGCCGAGATACTCGCCGACGCCGACATAGCGTCCACGACCCTGACGGGCGGCACCTCCGCCTGGGAAGGCGCCGGGCACGAGCTGGACCGTCCGGCCGGAGCGAAGGCCGTCTGGCCGATGGAGCGCCAGGTCCGCCTCGCTGCGGGTTCCCTCGTGGTGGCGGGGATCCTGGCGGGCCGCCGCTTCCCCGCGGCCCGCTGGCTTTCGGCCGGTATCGGTTCGGGCCTCGTCTTCTCCGCGGTCAGCAACACCTGCGGCATGGCGGCGGCGCTCTCCAAGCTGCCGCACAACCGCGCCCCGCAGGCCGCCCCGGACCTGAACGAGACACTGGAAGCCCTGCAGAGCTGA
- a CDS encoding FUSC family protein, whose translation MSGVSAPVLELVRRTTEPVVVQTLRSTAAAVIAFSVAQATLPQPAPLTAPLTALLVVQVTLYATLTTGIRRVNSVIVGVLIAIGFSALVGLNWWSLGLTIFTALMIGRVVRVNEFVPEVAISAMLVLGVSQVADTAWDRIMETLIGAGVGLLFNLLFAPPVWVQTAGASIEGLATRMGSMLRAMGQEIGGHIPVPEAAARLHEARRLDHDIVEVDASLRQAEESLMLNPRVRQGLLNRVVLRTGLDTLEICAVVLRVLTRTLTDLAKQRTEEKMFPDDVGEGLTELFDRMAEAIEAFARLITSPLATSGEEAEDRLAEALARGRQTRDRIADLLLEDVQEHPRQWQLHGALLAEVDRVLDELDIDKRTERLGEELDRRSAELHERHPRLRRLIRRLSSNGPRRRRPRSPEAG comes from the coding sequence ATGTCTGGAGTTTCCGCACCCGTACTCGAACTCGTCCGGCGCACCACCGAACCGGTGGTCGTGCAGACCCTGCGCTCCACGGCCGCGGCCGTCATCGCGTTCTCCGTGGCCCAGGCGACGCTGCCTCAGCCGGCGCCGCTGACCGCTCCGCTGACGGCGCTTCTGGTCGTGCAGGTCACCCTCTACGCGACCCTGACCACCGGCATCCGCAGAGTGAACTCGGTGATCGTCGGTGTCCTCATCGCGATCGGTTTCAGCGCGCTGGTGGGCCTGAACTGGTGGAGCCTCGGGCTGACGATCTTCACCGCCCTGATGATCGGCCGGGTCGTGCGGGTCAACGAGTTCGTGCCCGAGGTGGCGATCAGCGCGATGCTCGTCCTGGGTGTCTCCCAGGTCGCCGACACCGCCTGGGACCGGATCATGGAGACGCTGATCGGCGCCGGGGTCGGGCTGCTCTTCAACCTCCTTTTCGCGCCACCGGTGTGGGTGCAGACGGCGGGCGCCTCCATCGAGGGGCTGGCCACCCGGATGGGCTCGATGCTGCGCGCCATGGGGCAGGAGATCGGTGGCCACATCCCCGTACCGGAGGCCGCCGCCCGGCTGCACGAGGCTCGCCGCCTCGACCACGACATCGTGGAGGTGGACGCCTCGCTGAGGCAGGCCGAGGAGAGCCTCATGCTCAACCCACGGGTGCGCCAGGGGCTGCTGAACCGGGTCGTGCTCCGTACCGGTCTGGACACCCTGGAGATCTGCGCGGTCGTGCTGCGCGTGCTCACCCGCACCCTGACGGATCTGGCCAAGCAGCGCACCGAGGAGAAGATGTTCCCGGACGACGTGGGCGAGGGGCTGACCGAACTCTTCGACCGGATGGCCGAGGCCATCGAGGCGTTCGCCCGGCTGATCACCTCGCCACTGGCGACGAGCGGCGAGGAGGCCGAGGACCGCCTCGCCGAGGCGCTGGCGCGGGGCCGCCAGACGCGCGACCGGATCGCCGATCTGCTGCTGGAGGACGTGCAGGAGCACCCCCGGCAGTGGCAGTTGCACGGCGCCCTGCTGGCCGAGGTGGACCGGGTCCTCGACGAGCTCGACATCGACAAGCGTACGGAGCGGCTGGGCGAGGAACTCGACCGCCGGTCGGCCGAGCTGCACGAGCGCCACCCCCGGCTGCGCCGGCTGATCCGGAGGCTGAGCAGCAACGGACCGCGACGGCGGCGGCCGAGGAGTCCCGAGGCCGGTTGA